The stretch of DNA GGGCAACTGGCATTTGGCAACTCAATTTTCTGCTTTTGAGGTTTATATCCGACAACATCCATTAACCGTAGATTATGACAAGAAAATTATGTCTAGAATGCTGGTTGAGATGGCTCGGATAGATGGTCGAATTGAAGAAAAAGAACGCTTGTTTTTTGAGCATTTTCTAAACGATAAAATGGGGCGGTTAAGTGATTTGATGCAAGCGCCTTTTCTGACCGCTTCGGATTGTGAGCAAGTTAGTCAAGCTGCCCGTGCTACAATTTTTCTTATTGTTGCCGCAGTAGCACTTACCGACAATTCTTTTGATAAAAAAGAACAGAATAAGCTACAAGTCTTTGCCGAAATGTTTGGTTTAGATCTCCCAAAACAAAAAAAGCTATTCCAAATAGCGCAGGACTATACCCTAGAAATTGCTATAAAGGTGAAAAAAAGAAAAATGAATAGGGAAGAGTTATACAAATTTGCCGACCAAATAGGGATGGATAGAACCATAGCAGAGCAGGTTCAAGATCAGATAGAATTATCTCATTAATCTATTTCGTTTTTGGGCTGGCTGCTACAATAATGTGTTCATAAACAGTACGCCACTGTTTCCATTGCCAAGCTTCACACAAAGAACTGTTGTGCCAAATACTGATTAAATGCCCTCCCACCTTTTTTGTATTGTTAATAACAGGAAGTGCTTGTTCTAGCACTTGTTCAGGGGAAAGTTTGAGGTAAGAATTAAAGGTGACATCCATCAATTGAAAAGGAAAAATTAGCAAGTTTGTTGCTTTTTCCGCTTCTAAATCATACCAAAAAAAAGGAGTGGCTATACTTGCTCTAAAACCTAAATGGCGGGCATAACCCATGGAATAATCTTCTTGAATGCTTAGGTTAACTAGGCGTTGATAGGTTTGAGGAAATTGCAACATCAAAAAGTGTTGTCTGCTTCTTGTGGTGCGTTTTTGGGTGACCTTTTCTAACCGATTAATTTCTTTGTCAACAAGGTCTTGATGCTTCTGAGAACCAAAAGAAGGATGAATACCTGTGCGGTAATTTTGTGCATTTTTTTGAATGAGTTGCCGAAAATGACGATTGTTGTAATGAATGTTTTTATCATAGGTTCCATAATCTCCAATTAGCCAAAAATAAATCGGGGACAAATCAAATTTGCGATCCAATTCTTGTAAGTAATCAAACGTGTCGTAGGGGTCTTTTTGTAACCTAAACCATGTTTTTAATTGCAACATTAAGGTTTCTTTATCCCGTTGCAAAAGGTTGCGTCCGAAAG from Aureispira anguillae encodes:
- a CDS encoding tellurite resistance TerB family protein; this encodes MIELTYKSIKPYLVEKVQNGNKIHCTFSIEEQEFESEVVIEKMQSSEKFGRMVKKPTEMRSLLLRALTRRKKKNSKDSQAHSTITAEDKAALVQFSTKEIEAAVVHAFEEITDEIVYIETTGNWHLATQFSAFEVYIRQHPLTVDYDKKIMSRMLVEMARIDGRIEEKERLFFEHFLNDKMGRLSDLMQAPFLTASDCEQVSQAARATIFLIVAAVALTDNSFDKKEQNKLQVFAEMFGLDLPKQKKLFQIAQDYTLEIAIKVKKRKMNREELYKFADQIGMDRTIAEQVQDQIELSH
- a CDS encoding polysaccharide deacetylase family protein, which encodes MNELFIYTPVSSPRISYIFDLIFNQILGIPKVNLTSDLYAFVQLSGVAKINYSRSYISDIPHFYPHKLLQETSIDKKLKPIFKKHQDLNAAFFHIPTEKNNKAALPFDPFALSFYLVSRYEEYLPFTADQYGRFSATSSVAYKNRFLQQPLINFWALAIKKLLIHQYPQLNSYPPQYQYTATYDIDYAYAFLQKGFFRQIGAFGRNLLQRDKETLMLQLKTWFRLQKDPYDTFDYLQELDRKFDLSPIYFWLIGDYGTYDKNIHYNNRHFRQLIQKNAQNYRTGIHPSFGSQKHQDLVDKEINRLEKVTQKRTTRSRQHFLMLQFPQTYQRLVNLSIQEDYSMGYARHLGFRASIATPFFWYDLEAEKATNLLIFPFQLMDVTFNSYLKLSPEQVLEQALPVINNTKKVGGHLISIWHNSSLCEAWQWKQWRTVYEHIIVAASPKTK